Below is a window of Ralstonia pickettii DNA.
CCCGGTCGTCGCCATCGACCGCCCGCGCCGCACGCTGCGCTCACGCGACGGCGTGGAGATGCGCTACGACCGCCTGTTGATCGCCACCGGCTCGCGCCCGTTCATCCTGCCGGTGCCGGGGCACCTGCTGCCGGGCGTGATCGCCTTCCGCGACATCCAGGACGTGGAGACGATGCTGGAGGCCGCGCGCAACCACCGGCATGCGGTCGTCATCGGCGGCGGCCTGCTCGGGCTCGAAGCGGCCAACGGTCTGATGCGCCAAGGCATGGATGTGACGGTCGTGCACCTGCCCGACACGCTGATGGAGCGACAACTGGACAAGCCCGCCGCGCAGTTGCTGCAGAAGGCGCTGGAAGCCAAGGGCCTGCGCTTCCTGCTGGGCGCGCACACGGCGGAGCTGCTTGGTACCGACCGCGTGAGCGCCGTGCGCTTCAAGGACGGCACCCAGATTCCCGCCGACCTCGTGGTCATGACTGCCGGCGTCCGCCCCAATATTGAGCTGGCCAAGGCCGCCGGCCTGCATTGCGAGCGCGCCATCATCGTTGACGACACGCTGCAGACCTACGACCCGCGCATCTACGCCGTGGGCGAATGCGTGCAGCACCGCAGCGCAACGTTCGGCCTCGTTGCACCCATCTGGGACCAGGCCCGCGTGTGCGCCGCGCACTTGGCCGGCGCCGGGCACCGCCGCTACGTTCAGCAAGCCACGGCCACCAAGTTGAAGGTCACCGGCGTGGACTTGTATTCGGCGGGCGATTTCATCGGCGGCGACGGCACCGAAGACATCGTGCTGCGCGACCCGCGCCGCGGCGTCTACAAGCGCCTGGTGCTGAAGGAAGACCGTATCGTCGGCGCAGTCC
It encodes the following:
- a CDS encoding NAD(P)/FAD-dependent oxidoreductase — translated: MTSARPKLVVIGNGMAGMRTVEELLKLAPDLYDITVFGEEPHGNYNRILLSPVLAGEKQVDDIMLNTREWYDQNRITLHAGDPVVAIDRPRRTLRSRDGVEMRYDRLLIATGSRPFILPVPGHLLPGVIAFRDIQDVETMLEAARNHRHAVVIGGGLLGLEAANGLMRQGMDVTVVHLPDTLMERQLDKPAAQLLQKALEAKGLRFLLGAHTAELLGTDRVSAVRFKDGTQIPADLVVMTAGVRPNIELAKAAGLHCERAIIVDDTLQTYDPRIYAVGECVQHRSATFGLVAPIWDQARVCAAHLAGAGHRRYVQQATATKLKVTGVDLYSAGDFIGGDGTEDIVLRDPRRGVYKRLVLKEDRIVGAVLYGDVADGPWYFDLIQREVPITSIRQRLLFGRALCEAEAA